tgagcgtcgacctatgaaccaggaggtcacagttcgattcccggtcagggcacatgcccagttgccaGCTCGACctccagtgtgggacgtgcaggaggcaattgatccatgattctctctcatcattgatgtttctctccccctgtcccttcctttctgaaatcaataaaaatatatatataatatatttttttttaaaaaaatatatttaaaaaaataaagaaaatagaaaaatcaaactTTTAAGACAAAACTCcattagagggtttttttttttttttttgtagggcTCTTCCCAGGGCATTTTCATGTAGTCGATGTATTAAAATAAACCaccctatatgataaaaggctaatatgcaagttgtcccctcggAAGTTCaaccgactgggagttcgatcacccgctatgacatgcgctgaccaccagggggcagcgcagaatgaaggaaggccctgattgccggccaggcctagggaccctacccatgcacaaattccgtgcaccaggcctctagcagaAACATAATATACTTGGGAAATGTTACTAGCCCACTCAAcctgctcttcctctctctctctttctctctcatcaattactaaaaaaaaataaaagaagaagaaagaaaggacatgagcctggctggtggggctcagtggttgagtgttgacttatgaactaggaggtcagggttcgattcccagtcaagggcacgtgcccgggttgcaggctcgatccccagtgtggggcgtgcaggaggcagccggtcgatgcttctctctcatcgcggatgtttctgtctctctctccctctctctgaaatcaacaaaaacatgtcTGAAATCCACACGTGACGAACTGACTGCGTTCTCCTCCCCGCACCCGTCTCCTGCAGGCTATGGCCACACGGTGCCCTTGTCGGACGGGGGCAAGGCCTTCTGCATCGTCTACTCCATCATCGGCATCCCCTTCACCCTGCTCTTCCTGACCGCCGTGGTCCAGCGCGTCACCATCCACGTGACGCGCCGGCCCGTGCTCTACGTGCACCTGCGCTGGGGCTTCTCCAAGCAGCTGGTGGCCCTGGCGCACGCCGTGCTGCTGGGCGTGGCCACCGTGTCCTGCTTCTTCTTCATCCCCGCCGCCGTGTTCTCCGTGCTGGAGGACGACTGGAACTTCCTGGAGTCCTTCTACTTCTGCTTCATCTCCCTGAGCACCATCGGCCTGGGCGACTATGTGCCGGGGGAGGGCTACAACCAGAAGTTCCGGGAGCTCTACAAGCTGGGCATCACCTGTGAGTACCCGGCGCCGGCGCCGCGCCCGCGGGACCCGGGGCGCCGGCCACGCTCCCCCTGCTCTGCCCACGGGCGGCCGTTCCTGGAGGCCCCGGTGGCGTTCTCATGGATACAGTTTcagttcgccatcactgtctcgTCGGATCGGGGTTCCCCCTTCAGAATGCTTCAtgtaaaaattgtattatttctttttattttttaaaaatattttttattgatttcagagagggagagagagatagaaacatcgatgatgagagagaatcattgatcggcggtCTCCCGCAcgcccgccactggggatcgagcccgcaacccaggcatgtgcccccagccggaatcgaacctgggacccttcagtccacaggcttatgctctatccactgagccaagccagccagggcttgtattatttctttttaaaaatatacacggagtggccagatgatgatgatctctgaacgcatcataatctggccactcagtgtatatcctatagaataaaaggctaatatgcaaggagttcgaccagcagcaggctggccaaccaccctatgtcccctccccgtggccaggctggccagaccccacccatgcacaaattcatgcaccggacctctaatatatatatatatatatatatatatatatatatatatgtatatgtatatgtatatatatacatacacacacacacacacactgaggggccagattattatgcgttcaaagctcataataatctggccactcagtgtatatatttttattgatttcagagaggaagggagaggcagagagagagagagaaacatcaatgagatgtTTGGGCTCTCATGGATAAATTTTCACTTTCGCCACCACTATTTCATTGGATCAGGATTCCCTTCAGAAGGCTTTAGGTAAAAATCTTGTTATTTCTGAGAGTTATTTTTCCTGAGCACCTTAAACGTACAGAtcaaggcccagctggcatggctcggtggttgagcatcaacctctgaaccaggaggtcacagtttgattcccggtcagggcacatgcctgggttgcgggctccatccccagtgtggggcgtgcaggaggcagccgatccatgattctctctcatcattgatgttttctgtctctccctctcccttcctctctgaaatcaatgaaaatgtaattaaaaaaaaaaaggtacaggtCAATTTCTTACTCATAATAGGCATCATAAATTACAGTATAAAAATGTGCCACAGAATGTACTTGCAAACCAACTTTTAATTGAGACATGTTTCTCTGCCTTCTTACAGATATTAAGCTCAAGCAAACAAGTCTTAGGATTGCAGCCTGGTACAGTCAGCCAGGCTCTTTAATTCACCAGCAACATCTTAAAACAGTTGCTTATCTCATTGGCCATCTGGTTCTCCTTTGAAATGTAGACCGGGTTAACcattttcagaattttatatGTGGAAAATAGGCACTCCATTTCAGGTGGCCAGAGACTGAtcatttttaaacagtttttacAAGTCCCCTACGATCccctgggaagctgggaaatCCAGTTTAGGAAACCGTGAGGTTGCATCAGGATGTCCGTGcactttttcctttctgcctcATCAAGGACGTTGCcaggctccagccctggccaCGGCTCTAGTCGGCAGGcagctgcccccacctggccctggcTTGTCGGCCTAACCTGATACACCACGTGTCTGTTAGCGTTTCCATGAACTTACAGGCTCACCTAGGACACACGCTTCACTCATAAACCCCCAGCACTTTGAAAAGTGCATGGCTACCTTCTAAGTTCCGTAAATATGTACCGAGTAGTTACAAGGagatttcatactagaggcccgatgcacgaagattcgtgcaagaatgggccttcttttcccctggctgctggcactgcctttgctctggccagagctgcctttctgccttcccacgctgcccagaggcccggagcagctggggtggtgcggaacgcctgctttgtcgccatggcgacgatgcaagcttcccaccctgcccccgggtGCTTGGCtgctttgtatgcaaattaacccaccatctttgttagattgatttgcatactcactccatattggctggtgggtgtcgtgaaggtatggtcaatttgcatcttgctcttttattagtgtagatttcctCTAGTgaccataattatttttattttattttacttatttttttaaaatatatttttattgattccagagaggaagggacagggggagacagagagaaagagagagagagagagagagagagagagagagagagagagagaaacatcagtgatgagagaggatcattgataagctgcctcctgcacgccccacactggagatggagcccacaacccggtcaggcctgtgccctgactgggaatcaaaccgtgacctcctggttcctaggttgacgctcaaccactgagccacgccggccaggctgggtCCCCCTCTTTGAGCCCTGGGATTCCAGGTGTGCCTCGGAATTGGAACAGTGGCGACGGCTTGATTCACGAACAGACACTTGGTGTCCCGACTTGATCTGCCCGTGACCGGGTCCCACTGAGACATGGGTTTTCTCGTGCAGGTTACCTGCTGCTCGGCCTCGTGGCCATGCTGGTGGTGCTGGAAACCTTCTGCGAGCTGCACGAGCTGAAGAAGTTCCGGAAGATGTTCTACGTGAAGAAGGACAAGGACGAGGACCAGGTGCACATCATGGAGCACGACCAGCTGTCCTTCTCCTCCATCACGGACCAGGCGGCCGGCGGGAAGGAGGACCAGAAGCCGGACGAGCCCTTCGTGGGCCCGGAGCCGCCCGCCCTTGCCGACGGCCCCCCACAGCGCTGAGCGAGCGCGGGCCTGGTCCTCCCGcaccgggcggggcggggcagggagaggctTCGCTTTGTGCGTCTTTAGGAGAATGTAAAAGCCAAAACGATATTTTAACAAACGCCCGCTATTTGGAGACATTCGGTAACATTCGAAACCAAAGCAGAAATTGGAGCAAAGAAAGCTTTGGCTCCGGAGGGCTGTCTGGTATCTGAGGACGCGGGGTAGGTACCTGTCATTCATCCGAAACACAATGATCTGGACTGTCTAGTGGGGTGAGGACCCCTGTGGGTAGAAGCAGGTTTTCTACTTTTAATTGGGGGaggctacactaataaaagagtaagatgcaaattgaccgtaccttcacgacgcccaccagccaatcaggagtgagtatgcaaatcaatccagcaaagatggcaggttaattcgAAATCACTTAGCGGACGGCTCAATAGCAACCTTTATATATGGAAACGCAGACGAGAAGCCTAgagattttgttttataaatttatgtgTATGGGTTTGCATGCGCCCGCCCGAAATGATTATTTTTGTAGAACCTAAGATGACCCTGTTATTTATAACGAATAGGTGCCCGTGAACTGTGTACATACCGGGTATCCATATGTTCCTACCCTGTACAGGGGGGTCCCGGTCGGCGGGTCTCAGCAAACCTCTTCCCCCGAGACTGTAGATACTGTTTCTTTGGATTTCTCTTTGTACGGAGGACTCGAGCGCGGCCGCAGTACGATAAGGGGGAGGACGCACAGGAGAGCGAAGGCCTGCGTCTTCCCCTGCAATAAAGGTGTCTGTCCTCTTGCAATAACTCGTGTGCTCTCAGGTGCCTTCGATGCTGGCGAGCGTTTCTCTGGAAGCGAACGGCCGTTAGAATGCGGTCTGTGACACAGGGGGAGGTGTTGGTTCCGAAAGTGCGCCGTGACCCACGGTCCCCTGGCAcgaacacgcgggacgtgaccaCAGAGGCCCCACGTGACAACATCCTGTCAACTGAATCGGAggcttcactttttttaaaaaagaatttatttttattgatttcagagaggaaggaagagggagagagggaaacatcaatgctgagagagaatgatggatcggctgcctcctgcacgccccacactggggatcgagcccacaacccgggcctgtgccctgaccgggaatcgaaccgtgacctcctggttcctaggtcgatgctcaacccctgagccacgccagccaggcaacaTAGATGACCTCTTGATTCACCAAAAAAGTGTGGGACGGTGTTTCCTAAGAaccttgttaaaataaaaaggccctgaccggtttggctcagtggatatagagcgtcggcctgcggactcaagggtcccaggttcgattccggtcaagggcatgtaccttggttgcgggcacatccccagtggagggggggggggtgcaggaggcggctgatcgatgtttctctctcatcgatgtttctaactctctctccctctcccttcctctctgtacaaaaatcaataaaatatatttaaatttaaaaataaaaataaaaaggttttccTGCTGCTTCCTCATTGGAAAACTCTGTCTGGTTATTAGGATTCAGATGTTTCCCGGCTCCTGACCTGGTAGGAGGTGCTGGAAACAATGCAACAATTCAGGAACTGTCTCctgtacacacacgcacacacacacacacacacacacacacacacgtgtgcgcacacacacagcactgggCTCTCGGTGGGGGCTGGCGGGGTCCCcggtggggcaggagggctggaCACAGGGCGGGGCCCTCCTTGAGGCCAGTGCACCCTGGATGCTCTCCCCCTACAGCCCCTCAACTAGGACCAGGTCCTGTGTCCTCCCTCCTCGGGGTGCCCGGAGCCTCCAGGAAGACCCGATGGAGAAACGGTGCCTTCCCAGTCTTAGGATGGGGTTTGTTTCCGCTTCGCTCAGTATGTTTTGCAGGACAGATACCAAGATAGAAGCGTGTACCTCCTCCGTAATGTTACCGAACCAATGCCCGCCCTCCGAGGTGCCAGGGCTCGGGGCCCAGGCCTGTTGGTTGGCTTGTGCTCCCTCTAGTGGCTTTCAAGAGCACAACACCCAAGTTCAGGCTGAAACAGGATAGCTGTGACTATTTTGCCCTGCCATGGTTTTCCTTAAAAGTTAGGGCTGGCGCTATGGAAACCAGcgtggtgtttcctcaaaaaaccaAATGTGGAACTGCCATTGGACCCAGTGACCCCACGTCTAGGAATAGAGCCTAAgcaacccgaaacaccaatcagaaaggatatctgcacccctgtgttcacagcagcacaattacaatagctaagatctggaaacggCCCGAGTGCCCATCAGGAGACGGGTGGATAGGAAAGCTGTGGGACATGGACCCCgtggagtactatgcagctgtgaaaaagaaggatctgttaccctctgagacagcatggagggccctggagagcatcatgctgagtgacataagccagtcagagaaagacacgtatcccatgatctcactcacatgtggaatctaatgaacaaaataaacggatggacggagtggatccagagacatggaggcacGGAACAGAGTGCAAATctgggagggaaggcggggagggtgagcgggtgggaggtaatcaaccaaggacctttatgcacatatgcataacccgtgggcACAGACCgtggggtgctgagggcctgggacaggggatgggggtggcctggagggggtcaatgtggggaaaaaagacataagtaatactttcaacaataaagattttttaaaaaataataataatagctcatATCTATTAAATACTGGCCTTGACCATGTCATAGGCCCTATTCTACGTATTTTACATGGATTGGCTCATTTATCGTCGCAACCATCTTATAAGGCCATCCCTCCACACAGAGGAGAGAACGGAGGCTCAGGAAGGTTCGAGACCGGCCCAGGGTCCGCGTGGCCTGAATGTGGCGAATCCGTGGGCCAGGCCTCTGTTCACTTCCGCCAGGACCTTCCCTGGGGTCCGGGCAGCGCGTCTGTGGGAGCAACGCGGAGAAGCTCGAGCTCATGCACCTTCCGTCGGTATTCGCACGCGCGGTTCTCAGAGAGGGTGCCCTAGGCCGGTGGTCGGCACACTCCtccgtccacagagccaaatatcaaacagcacaacgatggacatttctttggagagccacattttttaaacgtaagcttcttctaacgccacttcttcaacacagactcgcccaggccgtggtcttttgtggaagagccacactcaaggggcccaagagccacgtgtggcttcgcgagccgtggtttgctgaccacagccctAGGCCCACTCTCCATTTACTgacttcttctttgatctctctcctcggcggggtgtgtgtgtgtgtgtgtgtaatttcccTCCTAGGGATCGTGCCCATAGATTTACACCtaaatagttcattatttttacATCCCGATGGCTCGTTGCTGGTATAGATAGGAAGTTGCTCGGCTTTTGTACATGAACCTGCAAGCTTGCTGTCATCCTTACTTGTTCCCGGCCAACTTTTAGTCCATCCTTCGAGGTTTTCTACGGAGATGGTGATGTCATCTGTAAACAAAGTGTGACTTCTCCCTTCCCGATAGAGACACTTTTACTCTCCTTTTCTCGTCTGACTGCAGTGGCTGGGGCTGGCGGCACCATGATGAAAAGGAGGGGTGAGAACAGACACCTTGCCTTGCCCCTGGCCTTAGCCAGGAAGCTCCTAGCTTCTCTCCATGACGATGTTCGAGTTTTGTCGCTGTCCCTGGTCCACGATTCATTCGAGAAAGTTCTCCTCTAGCCCTAGTTTAATGAAACGATATcatgttaatattaaaaaagtCCAAAAAGCAGTGTGCACAGTTTGATTCtaattttgagaagaaaataCTCTACATTGGAAAAGCGCGTGGAAGGCTGGTAATTCAAAGTCGTCATGTTGGGCCGGAGaagaggtattttttttcttctttacgtAGTTTTGTATTTCCTAACCTTGCCCTGATGAacctctttgtattttttttttttt
This sequence is a window from Eptesicus fuscus isolate TK198812 chromosome 24, DD_ASM_mEF_20220401, whole genome shotgun sequence. Protein-coding genes within it:
- the KCNK1 gene encoding potassium channel subfamily K member 1 codes for the protein MLQSLAGSSCGRLVERHRSAWCFGLLVLGYLLYLVFGAVVFSSVELPYEDLLRQELRKLKRRFLEQHECLSEAQLERFLGRVLEASNYGVSALGNASGSWNWDFTSALFFASTVLSTTGYGHTVPLSDGGKAFCIVYSIIGIPFTLLFLTAVVQRVTIHVTRRPVLYVHLRWGFSKQLVALAHAVLLGVATVSCFFFIPAAVFSVLEDDWNFLESFYFCFISLSTIGLGDYVPGEGYNQKFRELYKLGITCYLLLGLVAMLVVLETFCELHELKKFRKMFYVKKDKDEDQVHIMEHDQLSFSSITDQAAGGKEDQKPDEPFVGPEPPALADGPPQR